One Peptostreptococcus equinus genomic window carries:
- a CDS encoding phosphatase PAP2 family protein, which translates to MIVNNFKKLYSTYNKKPFRFLFVVYIIYLVSFFLIDKWPNRDYYIIHSKIDDIIPLYKPAILIYCSWFLMLVLPFIFLLKKKAYNDLWNIAVPMFSAMFISLIIYIFCPTALEIRPEYLSGNDVFTYLLKQIEAIDAPNNVCPSIHVSTSMIIDYQFSKSINMQDDSKRLSRIGVRILNISICISTMLVKQHSIIDVLAGIIMAIVICFLYNKYARLEKG; encoded by the coding sequence TTGATAGTTAATAATTTCAAAAAATTATATAGTACTTACAATAAAAAACCGTTTAGATTCTTATTTGTAGTCTATATAATATATTTAGTATCTTTCTTTTTGATAGATAAATGGCCAAATCGAGATTATTATATTATACATTCAAAAATTGACGATATAATACCTCTCTACAAACCAGCTATATTAATATATTGTTCATGGTTTTTGATGCTTGTCTTACCATTTATTTTTTTGCTTAAAAAGAAAGCCTATAATGATTTATGGAACATAGCTGTTCCTATGTTTTCAGCTATGTTTATCTCACTTATAATCTATATTTTTTGTCCTACAGCTCTAGAAATTAGACCTGAGTACTTAAGTGGAAATGATGTCTTCACATATTTACTAAAACAGATAGAAGCTATAGATGCACCCAATAATGTTTGTCCTAGTATACATGTATCTACATCTATGATTATTGATTACCAGTTTTCTAAAAGCATCAATATGCAAGATGATTCTAAAAGATTATCAAGAATTGGGGTTAGGATTTTAAATATATCAATATGCATATCTACAATGTTAGTAAAACAGCATAGTATAATAGATGTACTGGCAGGAATAATAATGGCTATAGTAATTTGTTTTTTATACAATAAATATGCACGTCTAGAAAAAGGCTAG